In Sander lucioperca isolate FBNREF2018 chromosome 12, SLUC_FBN_1.2, whole genome shotgun sequence, one DNA window encodes the following:
- the ppdpfb gene encoding pancreatic progenitor cell differentiation and proliferation factor B has product MAAIPAGGSLVATTDYYRRRIGSTSSSSSCGSSEYSGEVIPHHPGLPKQDSGHWWSSFFFGKQPGMTPLTEEAQQKAGVRGTLTNGQITCVAREMVTQRQVSESSEAGSPTSS; this is encoded by the exons ATGGCAGCTATTCCAGCAGGCGGCTCGCTGGTGGCGACCACTGACTACTACCGGA GGCGCATCGGCTCTACGTCCAGCAGCAGCTCTTGCGGCAGTTCGGAGTACAGTGGCGAGGTCATCCCTCACcatccag GACTCCCCAAGCAGGACTCTGGTCATTGGTGGTCCAGTTTCTTCTTTGGGAAGCAGCCAGGGATGACCCCACTGACCGAGGAGGCACAGCAGAA GGCGGGGGTCCGAGGCACGCTGACGAATGGTCAGATCACCTGCGTTGCCAGGGAGATGGTGACGCAACGCCAGGTGAGCGAGAGCAGCGAGGCGGGAAGCCCCACCTCCTCCTGA